The stretch of DNA AAACACTTGAAAAGTTAGGGTGGTTATCTTGAGAACGAAAAAATAGGATGTTAAAAtttataagatataattaagactaattagaatttttgtctcttgaactttgatatgtaccaaattatgtttcctaaacttttaaggtcgttaaaaatgccccatgaactattgagattgttggatttaaggacttttgtctaattttattcaattttactatttcagtgattgtttatgtactaaaccatgctctccagactttaatatctaccaaattatgtcccttgaattttaacatgtactaaattatggctcctgaactttcattcatgttagatttttttactaaaattagaaaaaagtccttaaattcaacaatctcaataattcagggGCATTTTTAAAGactttaaaagttcaggggcatgatttagtacatgtcaacgttcagggggcaaaaatcctaattagccaatAATTAATAAGGGaaacttttataaatatttttttttaattaataacaaattTGGAAAATATGCGTGTAGGGCGGGGACGTGGTGTTCCTAGTTCGGAAAGGCATGACATTTTAACTAGGGGTGATAAAACGAGTTTCGACACGGCACACGAATACGAACACGACACGAATTTTATGGGTTAGGGTCGATAAAATTAGACGCGAGTCGAAAACGAGTCGACACAATTTGACACGAAATAAAAACGAGTCAAGCACAACACGATCCGCTTAACACAAATGTAACATATTTgacacaatttttttaaatataataaaataaaaaattaataataataatataattatataaaaatatatatttagtaattcaatgttaagttaaaaaattttaaatttaattttctttaatatgaaattaaaaatattttaatttttttcaatttttattatatatataacaaactatatatacataaatgtaTATAAGTTTTCTAATGGAGCTTAAATCTATTATTTTTCTCTACAATTCCAGCTTCAATAATACTTAAACGGGTCACAGTGGGTCGACACGAACACGATACAATTTTTTACAGGTCGGGTTAGGGTTGAGATAATTAGACACGAGTTAAATAACGGGTCGACATGCTTGACACGAAATAAAAAGCGGGTCACATAAAATATGACATGAACATGACACGTTTTGCCACCTCTAATTTTAACCCAAGGATTTTGGGTTTCTAGTATACCCCCTTTCTTTGAGAAATTCAGCTAAATATTAGAAACCCAAACTCTATTTTGGGTTAAAATgtcattacaaaaatactatttttttataaaataaccgtaaaataacaaaacagaacaattaaaacaacagtgaaacaactaaaaaaatagcTGTAAAAACTTAATACTATACACAATATAATACTTACatagtatttttgagaaaaacatagtattttgaaaaaattctgctctacaataaaaaagtaaaaaagttaaaaattttaGCATATGGTGTaaaaatccttttttttttcttttttttaataaaaaattagtatttcatGTAATTATTCCGAAAGATATTTGGGCCTTAGTAAATAAGCCCAATGGCCCACTTTAATTTCCTGTTACAGTTCCAATCAGAAATGGAGACCCCAAATCAAACCATCCAAACCAAAGCTTCTCTTCTCCTTCGTCACTTCACCATTGTTGAGCCCTAAATCTCAATCCCTTCTTCCATTGTTGAGCAAAGGATTACGAACATGAGAAAAAGAGGTCGTCTTCTTGAGGCGATGAAAAGGCCTAAAAGAACACCACCACCACTACCACTACCACTACCAGTACCACCACAATCACCACAACCGCGACCACCACGACCACCACAACCACAACCACCACCACCGTCATCATTGGTGGGTGTTGATGAAAACGACAGAATTTCGAGACTTCCTGATGCAGTAATTCATCATATTATGTCTTTTCTCCCAACTGAAGATGTGGTTCGTACATGTATTCTTTCAAAGCGTTGGAAATTCATCTGGTATTCAGTTCCCACACTCTCTTTCGTTTTTTCCGATTTTAATAGTGGTGATGTTGATAAGTTTTATAATTATCTCCATAAATATTTGAAGAACCGCAAGAGAGGCGTGTATTTTTTCGCTGATTCAGTCATGACTAGTTTTAAGCTTGATGTGATTGATCATTATCAAAGTAGTAAGGTCGATCTCGTGGATAAATGGTTAGGTTTTGCTGTTGAGAATAAGGTCAACGAAATAAGTCTTGCTGTGATTGGAATGTGTGATGATGGCAGCTATGATTTTTACTGTGTACCTAAAATGTTAGACAATGCAAGATATTTGACTGTTTTGGAGTTGAATGGGGTAAAGTTGGATACTTCTCATTCATATAGTTTTCCATGTTTGAAAACTTTGACATTGAAAGATGTTTCATATTCAGATAATTCAGTAAAGGACTCGAAGGATGTGGTAGTTAAATTTTTGTTGGGTTGCCTTTCAATTGAGAAATTGCGGTTAATTGATCATAGATTCGGTTTTCTTCGTGTTCGCTTGGAGAGTTTGAGCCTCAAGTTCATGGAACTTGTTTATGAATCATTTGAGGATGATTTGACTCATATTCATGTTGATGCCATAAATCTTGAATCTTTGGTACTATGTGGAGTTTCCTTTGACCAAATTATTGTctcttcttgcaagaaaattagaaatttgtCATTAACTAAATTTTACGGTAGCATCCATCAACCGTCGTCATTTGAAGCTCTCATTTCGAATTTTCCTCTAATTGAGAATTTGACTTTGAGCTACTGCAATACACTGAAGTCTGAGGACTTTAAAATCTCGAGCCAACACTTGAAATGTTTCCATTTTGAGAATTTTGATTACTTGTATGATGGTGGTGAGATGAAGGTTGTTACAATTGAATCTGCTCCAAAATTAGCATACATTTGTTATGAAGGAGATCTTAATTTTAGAATATCAATGAAGTCATCTAGTCCATTAAATGGGAAGATTATAATTCGCGAGACACAGATAGATTATGACGCAGAATGGTTTGTCAATATGCTGATTTTTCTTGTGAATCTCAGTTGCTCATGGAATACTGTAACATTGCATGTCAGCACATACAAGGTATGTTCATTACTTGAATTATATATTTGATTTACATAATTATGTGGTGTTATTTCAACTTCATATCGTCACTCTATATATTAAGGTTCTATATGTTTTCGTAAATGTGCATATGAAGGCTCTCATCTGTCCTGAAAATTTGAAGAGTCTATGTAGTCTCATCTGGCCAGAAAACTTGAAGAATTTATGTAGTCGTGATCCTTTGCTTAAATGGAAGCATCTCAGAGTTATTACTAATGAGCTCGGGAAAGAGTCAGACTTGAAGGATGCCTTGATGGTGATTGCACCTTGTTTAGAAACATTGTCTATTAATAAAAAGGTCatattttagtttctttacAATACTGCATATGCTGATTATGAATATGGATATGACTCTCTTTCGTTACTTTAGTCTGTTTTGAGATTGTTATCATGATTAGTAGCTTTATTAATGAATTTTACTACTTTACACAAGAATGATAAATTTTTGCTTGTGAACTTGCTGATATTGCTCTATTTATTTACTGTTggaagatttatttttattcatatattAAGTTTATTAGCATATATGATGGTGTTTCCTAAGTTGCTGAATTGAAACTTGGAACTTCATGAGAAATCCAAGAATTGTTCTTGGAATATATCATTGTGTTCCAAGGCTACTATTGTGTGCTTTGTATGCTTTTAAAACATTTTGCTTTTTCAGAGCAAAAGGAAATCAGCAACAGGTCAATTATGGTGTGAAATTCATCTAACTTGACAAGTTGCTATTCTATACTATACAAAATTTTCCTGAATTCTCAAGAAGAATTTACAGTTTTGACTACTACTGCTTACCCAAAACACTAGGCAATGCAAGATATTTGACTATTTTGGAGTTGAATGGCGTAAAGTTGGATACTTCTCATTCATATAGTTTTCCATTACTAAAGATTTTGTCGTTGTCAAATGTTAAGTTCTCCTTCTCTTGAGAGATTGcggttatatataaatatgaattcgCAGGTTCTAATGTTCATTGTCGATTCTTGGAAATTATATTATTGTGTGTTGTAGTTGTACAAATTAAAATTGAAGCCATAAATCTTGAATCTTTGGTAGTGAAAGGTATTCCCTTGGACCATATAAAATTctcttcttgcaagaaaattagaaatttatcATTATGTAGAATTTACCTTGAGAACAATCACCTTGAAGCTCTCATTTCAAATATTCCTCTAATTGAGAATTTGGCTTTGAGCAACTGCAATTCATTAGAGAAGGAGCATATTAAAATCTCGAGCCAACACTTGAAATGTTTccatttaaaaaatagttacaATCCTATTAGTCATGAGTTGAAGCCGTTACAATCGAATCTGCTCTACTTTCAAGGTATGTTCATTACttgtattatatatttgttttgtaTAATGATGTGGTGTTATTTCAAGTTCATGTTGTTAATGTATGAAGGTTCTCATCTGGCCAGAAAACTTGAAGAATTTACGTCGTCGTCATCTTTTGCTTAATTGGAAGCATCTCAAAGTTAATACTGATTGTAAACccgagaaagagaaagagtcaAACTTGAAGGATGCCTTGATGCGGATTGCACCTTCTTTAGAAACATTACGTATTAATGAAAATGTCATCTTTTAGTTGCTTTACAATATTGTAACTGCTGATTATGAGATTGTTATAGTTACTTATTAGTAGTCTTTATCCTAATGAATTGCATAAGAATGACTGATTTTTGCTTGAGAAACTCAGCAAGTTCAATTTTGTCTGTAATAATTGAGTGAGCTCTTTTGTAATTGAAACACAGAGAGAGAgaaacaaataaagaaaaagtgGCAATAAAGAAAATGTGTGTAAGATTCATTCgagtttttatttgttgtttcgAATTGCTTTTGATTTCTTGATTTTTAGATCACATTGGGATCTTTTTATGTTTTGTGGTGAATTCTCAATTCGATTCCTAACATGTTCTTCGAATTAGAGTACTAAACATTTAGGCAAAATAAAGAACGTATTGTTTCTAAATCTAAAATTCAAAAACATTTTGGTTTCGGGCAAAATTGTTACAACATGTCAATTATGGTTTGAAATTCATCTAACTTGACAAGTTGCTAATTTATACCATACATTAGAAATTTTGCCTAAATTCTCAAGAGGAATTTACAGCTTTGACTTCTAATTAGGTTGTATAAATTGTGGTTTTTTCAGTAGTGATACAAAGTTGTGGTGGTAACAATAGAAGGAATTCTTGTTAAGACAGTGGGAATGTCTAAACATTATGAAAATCTATAATTCATAAACATTTGAAAATCATAATGTGTAGAAAGGTGTCAATACACAACTAagggtgtgcataaatcgatccagTCCAATGAGAACCGACTGCCATACATtagatatccaattgtgattgGATCAGATTAGATGTTattttaaatatccaattggatcggaccGGGTGGTGGATGAGGTGTataaaaatccaatacatctaatatccaatcaaattaattagtatttttatttactttggataagtaattagattttatatcattatagtaaattatatatgtatttataaaaattaacattaaaattttattctttttttcttagattggatggatccagtccaatccaataTATATTGGATTGGATAGATCtgatccaaaaaaaattaagtttgaaATATTGGATAAacccaaattaaactaataaatatatacgaAATATATCCAATGGATGAAACCGatcaatccaacatccaatagaTGTTGAATCAATTGGATGACTAAAATTAATTGGATCGAATTGGATGGTAAAATCTATAatccaatatataattggatcggaACTGGATAGGCCTAAAAACATTGGATGTGGTCCAATGAACATCCCTATAGACAACCAAGTAACACAAGAAATTGCTTGGTCTACGGGTTTGTGTACAATGATCATTAGTTTTACTATGTTTACGACCTTAAAGCTATGTCAGTGTCAAGAAATATGGAGtttcatctcaaaactaatAATGATGAGTGAAGTAGCTTGTGTTCTTATATATTGGctcaatatttttacatttaatttatGTGGGACAATATTCTCCAATAGTCCGTGATCTCGAAAATCATGAACCAAACAAGAAGTGATTTAGAATTGTTGGTACGTAGGGTTAGACTCAAAGAAAATTTGGGAGAGCAATAGCAATAGCAGTAGCAATACCTCATTTTCCAAAGATAGGTGTGACAATTGTGGCATTTGTGGAGCTAATTAAGTATGTGTCATAACACAATTTAATAGTACAtgataatataatacaatatataaacatatatataatattatagtattttttagttttgaaaaaattatcacAAACTGacacactaaaaaaaattaaattatggaagtaaattatataataaacaaaaaaaaaaaatcataattaattcaaaaaaaaacaaaaaagaatatcatataaataatgaatatccctaactaaatcAAACCGTATGCATTGATATAGAACTCTAAAACaacttttcaaaaataaatacatatataaaagtgAATCTATACAACAATTATAAGAGTCTCTTCCTCAACTCCTAAATCTCAATCCCAATCCCTTGAATCTTTTACTATCATGACACCAATGGTGGTGGATGGTTGTGATAATGACAGAATTTCGAAACTTCCTGATGCATTGATCCATCACATTCTCTCGTTTCTACCAACTAAAGATGTGGTTCGTACATGCATTCTTTCAAAGCGCTGGAAACCCATCTGGTATTCGGACCCCACACtctatttttcaatttataataataatcatactaCTTATgatcatgattatattgaaaactTTTACAATTTTCTCAATAATTGTTTAGAACAACGCAAAGCTATGTATCATAATACTGATGATGTTTCGGCCATAACTAGTTTTAAGCTTTACATATATTGGGATTATCAAAAAAGTAAGGCTACCATTATAGATAAATGGCTAGACTTTGCTATTGATAATAATGTTAAGGTAATAAGTCTTATGATAGGCCCTGAGGAAATTGGTAACATGTTTAAGTTCGATTATTGCTTACCTAAAATAATAGACAAGGCAAGATATTTGACTATTTTGGAGTTGGATGGAGTAGAGTTGGATACTAATTCTTGTTCATTTAGTTTTCCATTTTTAAAAACTTTGTCATTGAATGATGGTTGGAATTCAGAGAATGCAAAGGAGGATGGGGTAGTTAAATTTTTGTTGAATTGCCCATCTATTGAGAAATTGGAGTTGAGAGATTATAGTTTCTTAGGTAATAATCATAATGTTTGCTTGGAGAGTTTGAGCCTCAAATTCTTGGGACTTGTATTTGAAAATGAGGAACATAATCATTTACAAATTCAAGTTGACGCCATAAACCTTGAATCTTTGGTactagaaaatgttttattggACAAAATTTACTTTAGGAACAATGACATGTTGTCATTTGATGCTCTCATTTCAAATATTCCTCCAATTGAGAATTTGACTCTAAGAAGTTGCAATACAAAGAAGAAGCACCTTAAAATCTCGAGTCAACACTTGAAGTTTTTCCATTTTCACCAAAGTTGCTCTAATGATTGTCACTTGAACAAGGTCACAATTGAATCTGCTCCAAAATTAGCTTACATTTGTTATGAGGGCAGTCCCAATTTTTGCATATCAATGAAGTCATCTAGTTcgataaatggaaaaattgaaATTCGCGGCTACTGGCAGGGAAACTATGGCATAAAAGAGTTTATTGGTGTGCTGAATTTTCTTGTGAATCTCAGTTACTCTTGGAATATTGTGGAATTGTTTGTTGGCACAGAAAAGGTATGTTTGTTACTTAGTATTGTGTATTTGTTTTCATATTGTTAAGGCTATTTATATGTTTTCATAAATTTGTAGGCACTCATTTGGCCAATAAACTTGCCCAAAAATTTGAAGAACCTATTTCGTTATCCTTTGCTTAATTGGAAGCGTCTTAGAGTTATTACTTATGTTATGCCTGAGAACGAGTCAGACTTGAAGGAAGCCTTGATGTGGATTTCACCCTCTTTAGAATCATTATCTTTTAACAAAAAGGTCATATTTTAGTTTATTGAGATCAATGAGATTAAACTTTTGTTATATTTTCTTCTGAAGTAGCTGATATTGCTCTATTTATTAATGTTGGAAGATTACTTTTTATACCTTTGCTGAATTTAAACTTCAATGAGGAATAATCCAAGAATTGGTGTTGGAATATTCTAAGGGCTGAATAAAGAGAGAGATGAGTTCATTTGATTAGATTTAATAGCTTGAAAAGAAAAGTTAATGTGGAGAAATTGTGGGCTAAATGCTTTGAGTAACTGCTCTTGTATGGCTTATACAAACTCGGATATCAGTGGAGAAGGCAGTGGCTAGATGAATAGTTTGGTTCAGAGATCTTTTTCGATGATATTCGATGATTTCGATCGTGGGAGTCAAACTAGCTCTTGACATGGCCATTTCTATTGCTGTTGTAGAAGCTTTGGAGTAAAAGAAGCAAGGAGTGTGCAGTTGAAATCAGTGCTTTTACTTCAGTCAGGAAAaagaaattttcttttttctccctTTGGATCAGAAGGGTTATAGGCAATCAAAGCCATCACATATATATGATCCAAAAAATTGACTCAAAGtctattctattttttaaatttgttgttGTTGGAAAAAACAATAAACTTCAAGTGCAGCGAAATAACAAAGACACGAAACAAAGCAATTTACTCTGTTTGTTAAAACTACTACCAAACTCACAAAGAGATATTTCACCGTTTGCTTTTTCTTCCTCACTCTCACCACATAATAAGCTCACACACTTTAATTTTTACTGTGAAGTGGCCTAGCCACTTGCCACTTGCTCCTATTGATGACAGAGAACTTTCTGTTAAGTTAGTTACCCCAGTTTGGTATTGTTGTCCATTTATCTTGGTCAAAGGTTGTTCTTGTTTGTGATTTTCTATCTAGTACAAACAAAACAGAACCAACAAGCAACAGGTCAATTATGGTGTGAAAATTCATCTAACTTGACAAATTTGCCTAATTCCATATTCTCAAGAAGAATTGGTTTGTGTAAGACATTATATAGCCACATCAACTTGACACATAATACAAAAACACCATTATTGCTTGATGCACAAATGATAaaatcttttctatttcaagAACATATTAGATGACAAACAAAAAAGAGGTTTATTAGTCTTTGACTATCTGTACTGAAAGAATTGATTCATTTTTGAGCACAAAGTCATATATGTGACTTCACTCTCTTTTTCAAAAGGTGGTCAAAGTAGTGATTTATAACTAATTCTTGGTATGGATAGAATCAATGAAATATTTGAAAGAGATCGAGAGAAGGAGAAAGATGGATTCATtagattttctaattttataggatgtttactaataagtaatgaGAATTAATGATAAGGTAGTTATTTCTGTTGGAGATACAATCaggattaaaattagaaaaacgaGTCAAATAATTAATGACCTAATTCTCAAATCGTTTgacaaacaaactaaaataaaatcataTGAAAAAGATTACAACATCACAATTAACTTTAAGAATGCTTAATTCTATTTCATCCACCGCTCAAAAGACACAACAATAGAAACTGTTGCAACATATTCATTCAACCTTGTAGTTTAAGCACTTAACTATTATGTAAGGTACGTAAGTGCACTACTAACAACCTGTTCAATCACAGAGAACTTGTTATCTAACCACTAACAATAATGTGATGGTGAGCCATTAAAGAAAAACCAATAacgaaacaaaataaaatcaaGTGATACGAACAAGACTAAAACACTCTAAATCATGTTAGAGAGACAAGATTAAAACGCTCAAAACTATGTCacatagataaaaataaaacactcaaaactatatgacaaagataaGACTAATTACAATAGCAAAATTCGAATTGCAATAAGAAAATACAAGCCCGATTAAACTGTACCTAAACTAAGTCGACAGGCCAATGAAATTTCTCTTTTGTAAagctttt from Cannabis sativa cultivar Pink pepper isolate KNU-18-1 chromosome 2, ASM2916894v1, whole genome shotgun sequence encodes:
- the LOC115721037 gene encoding putative FBD-associated F-box protein At5g22720 translates to MRKRGRLLEAMKRPKRTPPPLPLPLPVPPQSPQPRPPRPPQPQPPPPSSLVGVDENDRISRLPDAVIHHIMSFLPTEDVVRTCILSKRWKFIWYSVPTLSFVFSDFNSGDVDKFYNYLHKYLKNRKRGVYFFADSVMTSFKLDVIDHYQSSKVDLVDKWLGFAVENKVNEISLAVIGMCDDGSYDFYCVPKMLDNARYLTVLELNGVKLDTSHSYSFPCLKTLTLKDVSYSDNSVKDSKDVVVKFLLGCLSIEKLRLIDHRFGFLRVRLESLSLKFMELVYESFEDDLTHIHVDAINLESLVLCGVSFDQIIVSSCKKIRNLSLTKFYGSIHQPSSFEALISNFPLIENLTLSYCNTLKSEDFKISSQHLKCFHFENFDYLYDGGEMKVVTIESAPKLAYICYEGDLNFRISMKSSSPLNGKIIIRETQIDYDAEWFVNMLIFLVNLSCSWNTVTLHVSTYKALICPENLKSLCSLIWPENLKNLCSRDPLLKWKHLRVITNELGKESDLKDALMVIAPCLETLSINKKVIF
- the LOC133033979 gene encoding uncharacterized protein LOC133033979 codes for the protein MRNPRIVLGIYHCVPRLLLCALYAFKTFCFFRAKGNQQQIAVIYKYEFAGSNVHCRFLEIILLCVVVVQIKIEAINLESLVVKGIPLDHIKFSSCKKIRNLSLCRIYLENNHLEALISNIPLIENLALSNCNSLEKEHIKISSQHLKCFHYNRICSTFKVLIWPENLKNLRRRHLLLNWKHLKVNTDCKPEKEKESNLKDALMRIAPSLETLRINENVIF
- the LOC133033893 gene encoding F-box/LRR-repeat protein At3g26922-like — translated: MTPMVVDGCDNDRISKLPDALIHHILSFLPTKDVVRTCILSKRWKPIWYSDPTLYFSIYNNNHTTYDHDYIENFYNFLNNCLEQRKAMYHNTDDVSAITSFKLYIYWDYQKSKATIIDKWLDFAIDNNVKVISLMIGPEEIGNMFKFDYCLPKIIDKARYLTILELDGVELDTNSCSFSFPFLKTLSLNDGWNSENAKEDGVVKFLLNCPSIEKLELRDYSFLGNNHNVCLESLSLKFLGLVFENEEHNHLQIQVDAINLESLVLENVLLDKIYFRNNDMLSFDALISNIPPIENLTLRSCNTKKKHLKISSQHLKFFHFHQSCSNDCHLNKVTIESAPKLAYICYEGSPNFCISMKSSSSINGKIEIRGYWQGNYGIKEFIGVLNFLVNLSYSWNIVELFVGTEKALIWPINLPKNLKNLFRYPLLNWKRLRVITYVMPENESDLKEALMWISPSLESLSFNKKVIF